One part of the Streptomyces sp. AM 2-1-1 genome encodes these proteins:
- a CDS encoding NUDIX hydrolase: protein MSAPGPVLAAGCVLWRRSPEGGGLEVCLVHRPRYDDWSHPKGKLKRGENARDAAVREVLEETGHHCTPGTPLPTLRYEVNGHPKEVLYWEAPATGGSFVPNDEVDRIAWLSPAAARARLTRPADRVPLDALISAARTVSDPGA, encoded by the coding sequence ATGAGCGCCCCCGGGCCGGTGCTCGCCGCCGGCTGCGTGCTCTGGCGCCGCTCACCCGAGGGCGGCGGGCTGGAGGTGTGCCTCGTCCACCGGCCGCGGTACGACGACTGGTCGCACCCCAAGGGCAAGCTGAAGCGCGGCGAGAACGCACGGGACGCGGCGGTCCGCGAGGTACTGGAGGAGACCGGGCACCACTGCACCCCCGGCACCCCGCTGCCCACCCTGCGGTACGAGGTGAACGGGCACCCCAAGGAGGTCCTCTACTGGGAGGCCCCGGCCACGGGCGGCTCGTTCGTGCCCAACGACGAGGTCGACCGCATCGCCTGGCTCTCCCCCGCCGCCGCACGCGCCCGGCTGACCCGTCCCGCCGACCGGGTCCCCCTCGACGCGCTGATCAGCGCCGCCCGGACCGTGTCCGACCCGGGCGCCTGA
- a CDS encoding CHAD domain-containing protein, whose product MHGGAGVRRPDQQMPGTATALTAEALLAPYLRAQAADFLRSLRLHREQSAPTDSGPRGAEEAARALRRSARRISGSLHTFRGLLDPGWADQLRAELAWLSGTLAREHDCSTRLLRLLEALHRLSGAHLPAARTGKAGASGTGPATGGAATDRAALDVGAARAGALLERQLTLARTRAHSAALQALGSSRFHAVADSVALLASEVPLTPDAGAPAAETLHGPAEHARQRLLGAVDVLPAAGAADVYNEAHDAHWHQIRLLLRLHRYAREVVAGRPDPVLTGPERALDLHREAAEAASAASAAARTPRIAPATAYALGVLHADQRHEVDAARCVFRETWPYAPAVAAP is encoded by the coding sequence ATGCACGGAGGCGCAGGCGTGCGACGCCCTGACCAGCAGATGCCCGGTACCGCCACGGCACTGACCGCCGAGGCGCTCCTGGCGCCGTACCTGCGGGCCCAGGCGGCCGACTTCCTGCGGAGTCTGCGCCTGCACCGCGAACAGAGTGCCCCCACGGACTCCGGCCCCCGGGGCGCGGAGGAGGCCGCCCGCGCACTGCGCCGGTCGGCCCGCCGCATCAGCGGCTCGCTGCACACGTTCAGAGGGCTCCTCGACCCCGGCTGGGCCGACCAGCTCCGCGCCGAGCTCGCCTGGCTCTCCGGCACCCTCGCGCGCGAGCACGACTGCTCCACCCGGCTGCTGCGGCTGCTCGAAGCCCTCCACCGGCTCTCCGGCGCCCACCTCCCGGCCGCCCGCACCGGCAAGGCCGGCGCCTCGGGGACCGGTCCCGCCACCGGCGGCGCGGCCACCGACCGGGCCGCCCTGGACGTCGGTGCCGCCCGCGCCGGAGCCCTGCTGGAACGCCAGCTCACCCTGGCCCGCACCCGCGCCCACTCGGCCGCCCTCCAGGCACTCGGCTCCTCCCGCTTCCACGCGGTCGCCGACTCCGTCGCCCTGCTCGCCTCCGAGGTACCGCTGACCCCCGACGCCGGCGCCCCCGCCGCGGAGACCCTCCACGGCCCCGCCGAGCACGCCCGGCAACGCCTCCTCGGCGCGGTCGACGTCCTGCCGGCCGCCGGCGCGGCCGACGTCTACAACGAGGCCCACGACGCGCACTGGCACCAGATCCGGCTGCTGCTCCGGCTGCACCGCTACGCCCGCGAAGTGGTCGCGGGCCGACCCGACCCGGTCCTCACCGGCCCGGAACGCGCCCTCGACCTGCACCGGGAAGCCGCCGAGGCCGCCTCGGCCGCCTCGGCGGCGGCTCGCACCCCGCGCATCGCCCCCGCCACCGCGTACGCCCTGGGCGTGCTCCACGCCGACCAGCGCCACGAGGTGGACGCCGCCCGCTGCGTCTTCCGCGAGACCTGGCCCTACGCCCCGGCCGTGGCGGCGCCATGA